AGCTTTTCTAGTGCAAAAGACTTTTTTCTCTGAGAACATTTCCAATAATTTGCTATTTCTAAAGAACAGAGCACACGAATGAACTAGTTATTCATGGAACTATGGCTATAAGATAATCTCATTAAGGCAAATGTAATGATAGGTTGAAAACAATTAATCAAAGAGATCTAAAACCAAATccttagcaaaaaaaaaattatttggtttCATTATAGTTTGAAAAGTGCCTAAATAGGAACAGATTGACTGCTGCTGACACACTTCTATCTGAGGCTTTTGGCTGGACAATGGCTGTAGGAAAGCCCCTTTCCTCTGTACACATAATATTTGTCCGAGGTATCAGCGTTGTCCAGAATTAATTTGGCTTCAATACAGCTGAATGTTAGCAAATATTAGCATTTCAATGCCTGTAACATCATCTGCTTTTAATGTGACTATGCATGTGTGCAGTCTAGAGGTGGTGAGGAAGGGACAGTAGGACTGTGAAATTGTGCATTTTATCAAAGGATGTCAAGGCCTTGACTGCCAGTACTGAACTATGGAATATCAACTGAAACTTCGAGGAAATTTGTTTATGGCTGAGCAAACTGGAGGTGATGCCATTAGTCCCCAGAATGACCTTTACACTTTGATGAGAAATTATCCCATCTCCCATTATCCCAAATATGCCTTGGATTGAAGACACCCAAGGGCATTGTATCTGCACTGCTGTTTTAATTAGAGTTGATGTTTCCAAAGAAACAACATACCTTGTGCCTGCTAGAGCTAACTGGAATCCTTTGTAGGTCCAGGCATGCTTAAACTGAAAACAAAGGCATTCTAGCAACAGATTTTTGGAAATAAAAGTGGGGGGGAAAAGCCTGAAAGTGATAGAATATAAATTGTGAAGACACCTAATTGTGAAGGTGGCCTTCAGGTGTTCCAGTGACGCAGCCATCCTGGAAGTGGAAAGATGGACAATGTCACCAGCCTGGTGTCTGCTGCTGTCCATTGTGCAGAacgttttttcctcttttatctACAAAAGAGATTTTCTCCCTATTTCATTTGATTCtctcaatctctctctctccttttctctctttctttctcacaTCTGAGAGAAAGATTTAGTCCCAGTCTGACTTTCACTGTCGTTCATTGTCACTGTAATAAGTTGGGGCCAAGCCCTTTCCTTGAGAAATGAGGGAAGATGAGGGAAGAAATAAGGGTGAAATGAGGGAGAAATGAGACAAGTGACAGACACATTCCTAGATGTGTCTGTCTAATAAGATGAGCAGCACTATTTTACCTTGCACCTTTAGAGCACTCAATTGTGCTTAAATGACTCCAGATGACCAGAGTTAACCAGGAGAGCTACAAAGCCCCAAAAGTCATATAACAAAGCAAGTTTTTGCTGCATTTATGTCTCACAAAACTTACAGACTTCACGGTGCTCTGATTTCTTCAGGAGCACTGCACATCCAGTGCAAtgatggcagcagcaggtccaGCATTAGGGCTCAGGGGTGACAGAGAAAGGCCTCAGTGGTAAAGGGGAAAGGCCAGGATAGCTTCAGATGAATTTCCATGGAAATGTTTCCTGAGAGATCAGGGCTATCAGAGTCACTGCTTCCACCTTCTGCAGGTATCTAGGGATTCTTTTAAGCTTTcactgaaacacagaaattatttgcaaggaaaataaatagGACAAAAGCATGATTTCCTCCAAATGTGTTTGGTACATTCAAGGCTCAGGTAGGAGATTGCGGACAGAGTTCCACTACCACACAAACAATATAATCACATATGGGAAAAGTGCTTATGAAAAATCCTGCTGAAAACTGCAGTTTAGAAAGAAGTTCAACAACAATTCCTTGCCCAGCCTAAttagaaaatgggaaaatgggaacaCAATGGGGGCAAAGAATATTGCAATTTATATGAGAATATAGCAATTTATTATCAAGTATGGATGGAGTAGGAGGACCAGAATTAGCAAGCTTAGCTAACACATCCTGTCAGCTATTATCTTCTCTGTTAAATAGTGATAGGACTGAATAATCTAACAAATACAGGTCCTGATCCTAAAACTGAGATGCAGAGCTCCTTCACAGGCTCAGAGCTGAGGTACTTTGATTACAAATACACAGACTTTTACAAGCATGCTTTGGGGAACTTGGCTTGGAGGGTCCCTGGAAGTTGGAGCTATGATTTATAATGAACTACCCACAGACATTCAGACTCCATTATGGTAAGAGTTGTTTTCTCCAGTGGATAACTGAGGAAGAATCTTATCCTGGTAAGGGTTGCACTGGAAGGAAGATGGAAGCAGACTCATATACAACGTGGTATTTGCAAGGAGAGAAGTatggcaggaaggaaagggaaaggcttTAATATATAAGCATAAAACCACAAAGATTAGACCAAGAAATGCAAAACTGCTCCAGAGGAAAAGAGCACAGTCTGTCAGTGTTATTCAGTGTAATAGCACACAGAAGGAACACATTAATTGTAACCTTGACTCAATTGTCAATACTCACAAGAGGTGGATGTGAACAACAAGACCAGTTAACGTCCCCTAAAACTGCCAGAATAACTTCTTTAAAACCCTGCAAACCCACAAACATTAAATCCCTGGTGACTTGGCATGCTACACCGCCAGGCTGtctgagcacaggctgagaATGATCAATTACAAGCCTTGTGACTCGAGTAATGAATCTTGTCGCAAGCCTGTAAAGTAAACTTCAAAAGGAGAAGGGTTCTTTTGCTAATTTTTGGAGCCCTGAACGATTTTTCAACAAAACCCAGGCACTTTAGAGTGATTTTCCTTTGCAGTCCTCCCAAGTCTTGGTAAAAGGGAAACCAGACTTTGGGTGCATTTTGTGCATTCCTGTTTAAAAGGTGAAAAAGCTGCTGCTCAGTTACTTCAGCAGAGGGGATCCAGCTGAAGGAGCCAACTGAGGGGAAATTTCTGGGCTTTTAGAAGTTGTTTCTGGAATTTAGGAGCAAAATGTTTCTAATTGTGGCTTCTGTGGGATGAACTGACTGATGAAACAGTGTATTTGGAAGATGTGGCCAAATCCAAAACAACCACTTTCTGCAGCACGGCTGGATGACAACAGCTTTTGTTGTAGCCGAGTAAAGCAGTGGTTTAAAAATGCCCAGAGCTGTTTACAAGGGAGGAAAATCAGCTTCAGATAACTTTTAGAAATGGCCCCTTTTATAGTGTCATGGGCATGAAATGTAGATATCACCCAAGATCATGCCCAAAGACCCTTAAGCAAGAAGGGACCAAGTACTGCAGGCACAggactgtcacttttggaaccTTTGGTGGAAGTTTCCAAGAAGGCCATCAGAATAGATCTAGCAAACATCtcagtaatttaaaatattaatggtGAACATGTGTTGTAACTGCAGTTAATTAAGCGTTGATAAAAGAATCTGAGCATAAACAATTACACACTCCCTGGAATATTTCCTAAGCAGCACCAACAatagcagctctgctgtgcacacACTGAGGCAGCCTCAGGAACAAGCAGTGCCTGAGTCTTCTCCATGGCTTTGGAGTGATGGTTCCTGCTCTTGTTTCCAGAgccagctgctgggagagagctctgctgcagggactgtgctctgagcccagctctTGGAGCAGGGGATGCTCTTAACCCTTTTGTAAGGATTAGGGCTGGATTATGATAGCAAAAGTGGAGTAAAGAGAGTGGTGGCATGTGAGGGAGTGTTTGAGGTGTGCTCACCCAACACAGGGCAGGGTTGTGACTCCACAGTCTGTACACACCCTGCTCACTGTTATCTCACATGCCATTGTGATTGCAGGGGTGGTCACCACTTGCCAAGGGAAGGTTGTTAGTGACTCTCAGAGACTTCCCAACAGCACAGCAGTGATTGCAGGACCCTGTTCAGGAATGCTTCTGGGAAGAAGTAGGAAGCTTGAAGAGGCAGATGCCTATTTTTGCTCAGCATATGTTACCCTGAGCAAATTGGACTGATGATGGAtagtgtttttaaaataaaaatagtgagTGCTTTTGAAAAAACTCACTTCAAAATCTGATTTGAGCCTGTTGTTCCTCAGTCAATGACTGCTATTAAAGGAGTCACTTAAACTCTTTCTTCAGTGCTCTTAGGATGGCTCCACTGCTCTCTCACACAGAGGGTCATGGTTTAAAAGATGGGCAAGGTGCCAACATTCCCAAGTGTTTGGGTGTCACAGAGGGAAGGTGAAAATCAGTAGTCCTTGAATGTCATGTTGTTGCCCAGGGGACATAAAATGCCATGCTGAAAATTCTTTGAGTGGAAATGAAACTTTGGTTGGAGACAAGATTTGTGCTGGAGAGAGCTCAGTGTCATGGTGACGAGCTTCATCCCTGCAGATTGGGAGGGAAGGGGGATGAAGGTTCAGGGAATATACAGGAACATCTTCCCAGTGTTGTCTGTCTGAAGCCTTGGGAGTGGAGGAAAGTACTTGGCCCTGGTTTACTTGTGTTTCTTGGAAAGGGAGTGCTGGAGCAAGGGTGATGTTGGGATGATCTTCCTAGTGAGACTAACTATGGAAGAGAACTGGCATTCCCCAGGGAATAAAGAGAACCAGAAAATGATGATAAAGCTATTTATGTTCTAGATTAtgccaagaaaaatattttacactTAGCTTAATATCATAATTGCAAGTCCAAAAGCACTGCTAGCTTCTAAATACAGAATAGAATCTGGGAGGAGGCAGTAAGAAAATATATGTTTTGGCTTTATGATTGCAGCAGAGAAATAGCCAGAATTCATCATGGGCTTGGACAAAACCAGGAGTCTTTAAAGAAATAATACTTCTAAGTGGTCTTTAGACATTCAAATGCCTAAAGAGCCTATAAACCACATAATGTTAGCTGGAACACAGATGGCCACTACATGTTGAGCTGTTTAAGCTGCTCTTTTTGCAGTCATGAAGCACTGATTTTACACTGTCCTTGGAACACAGTGTAAAACTTCAGTAATGGACATTCCCATGAATGcaaaaagcagattttcagCATGTTCCCCTGCCTCTGAACTTGCCATACCACTGGTGTCACCTCATGACTGGGGATTGTTCCATGCCTGTGCACTGTGACTGCGGCCTTGTGTGGGGCCTGGAGTACAATGAGAACCTTTGGATAACATTTTCTCCATTCTGTGCCCTGATAAACAGAAGATGTCGTGAAAGCATTGGGCTTTCAGTTCACCTTGGTGTTTGGTCTTCAAACAGTGAAACCATTCACTGATGATGTATTTAGGTATGACCAGAGGATCTGTGTAAATCTGAATTTCACAGCTGAGGCATCTTGCTCACACAGTTTCACCCCTGAAAAAGATCCCCATGTAACTGTGGCACTTCCACCAAGCCTTGAGAGGGAAAGCAGTGTGGGCTGCCCACAGAGAGGCACATTTCCCTTACTTCACTGTAGTAAACGGCAAAAAGCTACAGTGAATAGACTTCCTAAGACTGTTAAAGAACACAGAAACAATTTTCACAGATTAAGAGAAACCTGGAGACTAAAGAAACTATTTTCTTCTCTACCAAAAAGACTTGTCAGTAAAAACAAACTCTACCTATGCTTATGCTGAAGAGAGACCTAAGCAACTACAATCTGAATCAAAGGATGGGGGACAGTTGTTCTCTTCAGGCTCCTGTGTGGTTACAGCTCAAATTGCAAGAACAGTCATGAGAGTGACAGTGACTCTTGATTTCACCTTAAAGCAGAGGTTATGGTGAGCTCAGCAGTAAGACCTCATCTCCTGCCTGACTCCTCTGTAGCCAAGGCTCTGCAGGGAAAAGCCCTGACACATGGAACTGAACACTCCAGAATATCCCCACAGCTGGCTGAAGGAGAACATCTTGAAGAACCACTTGAGATGGCCTGCCTGAGCTTAATTGGAAACAGGTAATTAGTGTGGGTAGTCTGATCTACCTAGGATGCTTCAGAGCTAAATCTGTGTTTGGATTGAATTATCTGTCATAACCACTTTAACATCCAAAATCTGACTCTACATTTTCATCTCTTCTGGTAAATTCTGGTGCTGTGGCAGGTGTGCAGACCTGTCCTGACTGAAAAAAATCATCTACACTATTTGGGGATCACTGACATGACTAAACTTGTTACTTTctcttattttgtttttcttttttttttttttttgccttagcCTGTTTCTCTGATCTAACAAAGGAaatgtttctttcccttctaaggaaaaaaatcaccctTGTTAGGAATGCCTGCATTAAGTCAGAGACTTAAGAAGCGTACTTGAGGTAACACTAGCAATCCAtggtttgtttggatttttttaatacacATTTTGTGAAATATTGAGGTCTAAAACCTCCCTGCCATAGGTAAGTGAATGATGTTGCCACTTGACTTCAACTGGTGTCCCAGGTAACTTATTAGCACACACAGATGCAATACTGGCTTTGCTTCAGCAAATAAGGCAGGTTTTGTTCCTTGTGAAGTTTTTGGTGGAATTGGGCACAGTAGTAAGACAGCAATCCTTTGTGGTTGCAGGGGGCCATTACCATTCCCCAGTTCTTGGAATGGGACACTGGATTATAGGCACTCATTGctcaagaaagcagagcagggtTATGTGTGGGTTAAACTCAGGTACTCTGCCTCATCTTTTCTGTGTTCCACAAAGGGCTCATAAAGGGAAAAGAGCTTGATGACATATTTGAAGAGTTCCTTTTCTTTCCACATCACTGGATGGCACAGATGTCAACTTCACAGaacatgattttttaaaatgaaactctTGTAACTTCTGTGTTTACAAGGAAAATCTAGATGATGCTACATAACatatcatagaatggtttgggctggagggatgGAAAACACCctccagttccaacccctgccCTAGGCAGGGATGTGGTCCCTTACAGCAGGTTGTTCAAAGCCTAGAACAGCCTGTTCAGCCCAGcctcaaacacttccagggatgagacaGTCACAACTTTTGTGGGAAACTtcctccagtgcctcaccagccTCATAGTGAAGATTTttttataatattaaataatgATCACTGATGTTGCAGTTTGAGCAGTTCAAGTTAATCCACAGACAGAAGGGGTGTTTCACTGCAGCTATTACTGAACACATAACAGTGCACATTCATAATGCCTATATATGGGAAATTCTATATTTCATTGACAGCTCTGATTGACATACTGGAGTACAAAACAAAGgaccattaaaaataaaaagtctcCTCCCTTCTGTCTCTTCTTCCAAGTTTCTCCTCCTTGGAAGTGGGGACACATTTCCAACCTGCTCCTATGTCATTATGCCCAGGAGTGCTGTCCAGTAGTCACCTCCTGCTTTCAGAGAACTGACTTCATAAGGACAAACAGGAAACAAGTAAGATAGTGAAACATCCTCCCCCACAGGTAAAAGTGAATGGAAATGCTCCCAACACAAGAGCAACATGCTTGGGCATCCTGACACCACAGCTGCCTTTGACAGGCTGCAGTTAGTTTTGGCCAGGAGGAATACCCTCCTTCAAGTCTTGGTGCAAGGAGAAAATTGAGTGAGTTGTCTACTAGTGAATGTTCTTCCCATCTTTTCTCAGGTTTCTTGTGAGTTCTAAAGATTAGAATTTATTGTAGCTTGTCTTTAACCCACTCCATAATAATTGTTTAAATCTTGCTTAGCTTCTACACTGAAACGACTTGTAAATACTTAATTAAAACCTTTTCACTTTCATACCATCAACATTATTTTGAATCTGAGCATGAGGAGTGTGGAGAATACTGAGAAATCCAGGCCAAGCCTTAAAAGCATTCTAAATGACTGAAGTCACTATTTAGTCTAACTTTCCTTGTGCAAAGCAGGAGTGCCAGTTGGCATCTTCTGAAGTGTGTGCTCTCTTCATACCTTTGTATGACTCAGTCACCAGTAACTAAAAtaaccagagctgctccccagcacaatGCATGGACAGCATCCTAACTTTAAATATGTCCACACAAGCAGATGACCATGAGGGACTTTTCTCCTACATGGAAACATACAAGAAAAGAGTGCCAGGAAGAACAACAAtgttttctaggaaaaaaataataggcAATTCTGCAGAAAAAGCAGTCTCAAATTCAGGTCTGTATACTGCTGTTCCTTTTCCAAAGgtattttccctgaaaaacagCTCTGAAGCATTGCTGAAGGTACAAGAGGCACAGAATGGTAGCAATGGTACCTCCTCCACCTGTAATTTAAACAATTACATTATGCATATATTGAGACTGAGATGTGGTAAAGCCTGCCAGGGAGAACCACAGACTGGAATCATTCCCTGCCCCACTCCCATTCCTGTGAGAGCCAATCCAGGTGATTCAGTCAGACTCTATTTATGTCCAAGAGATGTTTGACCCCTCAACAACTGCAGAATTTTCATGCCTTCCTCAGGCTGGATATTCTGGTGCTTTCCTAACTGTACTGGTTTGCCAACTTTCAGCTAAAGCCTCATTTGTCTCCTTTgtgtcagctctgctgcttctgctcctcAGCATCTTTCTGTTCTGTGTTTATCCACTGGTACTACATCCCCTTTTACTTTAGATAAAAGCACACATTTGTAAAAGCATGCCCTATAACAGGATTGTAGAAAGCAATGGAAGTTTGATGATCCTTTTCTTGCCCTTGTCTGGACTCTCCACTTCATCAACTTCCTTGAAGTACAGTGCAAAGAGAAAACAGTTTTAGCAGTGATGAGTGAAAAGGGATTTCTTCATGTATTTCATAGGACATACCATACACTAAAAATCCCATAGTGATGGCTGTCTTCATTTTTGGAATAATAATCCTGACTTAGCAACTATAACTCTCAGCACTGCTCTGTAACTTGCTCCTCCCTGGTCTCTACCTGTGGAAACTCCTGCTCATGTGCAGCACCTTACAACAGTTCttaggggaaggaaaaaaaaccacaagtaAATGAGTGCATTTAATTTTGCAAGTCAAGagtataaaataatttaaaaagccatttatattttatataaaaagcCAGTTATTTCAAGTTGAACACATCAAGGGGAATAGCACCACAGCCTAATGAGGAACAAATTCTATCCATAATTGAGACAGCTAGGAACAAGCTGTTACATACAAATATACATATCAGTACCATACTTAATATACTTCAGAAAAACTTAATTTATCCAAATAGCTGCAGCCCATTTTGCTTTCTCATACTCATTGCTTTCTCATGTTACTTTGCAGAGTCCTTTGTAATCTGGCTATGTTGGCATCCAGGGCTGCTAAGCTATTTTTAAAGTCCTCTTCATCTCGAGAAGTAAATGTTGAGAAAGAAGATGCACTCCAGTCAGACCTCCCTGAGAAATCATCAAATGAAATGCAGCTAAAAtcagctgcttcactgcctgTCTTCTGAGAAACCCCTGCTGGAAATGGCACTGATGCACAAGGGTATGGAccaggctgaggctgctctgctctATCCATGACATCTTTTGCAGCCCCACCTGGAATGCCTCTTGGTCTCACCTGGACTTGGTCTCCTTCTGGCTTTGCTTTACCCCCTGTAACTTCAGGAGTGCTTTCCACAGTCTTTTTCACACTGTACCCAGCATTTAATGTATCCCCTAGAGTTGGATCCTCACATCCATAGTGctgcacagagcctgggagctcACAGTGGTAATCCAGCCTCTGACAAGCCCCTCTGCTGTGGGGTGGCACACCACTTCTTCCAGAGACTGGCTGCTGTTTTTTAGAGGCACTGCTGGTCAGTGGAATATAAATTGTTTCATCCAGCTTGGTTTGGTCATCTAGTAAAGTTCCAGAATCACTCCCTGTTTCTGCATCTTGCTTCAATGGAGCTGGTGgtcctctgggagctgctgcttgttcTTCTGTGAATGTACTGTTAATTTTACTTCCTTCAGCAGCAAACTTGTCATAGGACAGACTTTTCATTTCTACTTCTCCAGTTTTATTTGGGAACTGAAGGTCTGGATCTATCAAAATATGATCCATTTCTAATGTTTTAAGGTAAGTCATTACTGAAGTACTCCCAGGAAAGAGCTCAGGTTGCATCTGCTTTTCATGGTCTTCCAAACGAGACTTTGAGAGAAATTTCTCAGGTTTGGGTCTAACACTGTCCCCTGTGAGGTCAGACAGAAGCTTGGCCATGCTGCCCTGCAAGGTTCTGTTAGGGTAAAATCAACCAAACAGATTAAAATCAGTCACCAAAAATAAATAGTTAAAAACTTTTCTATAGGAAAAAAACATTAGATTTATCAGGCTGTGGCAAAGTTGCAATGTACTTTCTAGATATTGTTATTTGTGAACCAATTGCAAGTTTTTTGAATTCTTCTTCAGCTCAGTGTGGCtaaaaagtaacaaaaatagcacaacccaatgaagtTCTCCAGATTATTCCTGGTGTACCTGCTTTGAGCAGCACACAATGAAATAAATTGATGTCAAGAAACTGCTACAAAGCAGACAGAAGCAGTTACCAAAATCACTATGAAAGGTTTACTGAATTACTCTTCCCATTGCgtctaaataaaaaaaacattaaaaaaatgaataattctTCTAACTTACTGCTCTATCCATCAAAACAGATGAACATTTAGATATTTGCTCtagcatacacacacacaagtgATGTGACATCATTCTACCACCACCTGGTGGTCAGCACAGCAGTCACAGAAGTGTCTAAACCTCTACAGAAGCATTTGAAATGTCTGTAACAAAATATTCTGCTGTTCCAATCAGTCCCAACTAAAAATATAGCAGACAACAGTTTTTTCTTCTCAGCACAACATATCCAAAGCAATTGTAGATACACACCAGTATGCAGCTGCAAAAAGCTATTTATATCTCCCAGCTTGCCACTATTTTCAAGATAAAATAAATTCACAGCAACAGTTCTTTTTGGCTAATAGATCCTTACATACCTAATAGATCTGCTATTAGGAGTTAAGACTTCATGTAAGTTATGGCAGATTCACAGAATATGATACCTCTTAAACctcttttgttttaaaacaaaattatagCAGCATTGTAACAAAATGAACTTTAAAGAGAAGGTTTAGCTTATGTGACCTCTCACCACCAAGATACTAAGATCACAATAATCCACaggatggggaaaaaaccccaaaaaccccaaggaataagaaagatttttaaaaaagaaaaataatgtcaGGAGGCCAAAAAAACTCTTAGCCAACAGTACCTGGTTAATTCCCTCAGTCTCTTAACTTCAGCATCACGCTGACGTAATGTTATGCCcaaaatcttattttctttctctgcagcTTCCAGCTTAAACTGAAGGCTCTTCACAGTTCCTAATGCCTCTTCCACTTCTGAAATACCAACAAGAACTTACACAATTACTTCTTTTGACTTTTAAAATGCTAAACAAAGAATAACCAAATTGAAAACACGCACCAATCTTGAGCTTGGTGGAATGAATGTCATAATGCTGTTTGTTTTCTAGCAATTCTTCTTCTTTATCTTGAATACCTTTTGCAAGAtgcttattttcttctttctgactTTCTATTATTTTCAGTAGTTCTTCATTTTTAGTCTGCAGTGAATCAAGGCCTTTCTGTGATTCTTTCAATTGACTCTGGAGCATCATATTCAAGGACTGCAAAGAAACCACTACCAAAAGTAAAACATAAAATGTTTAAGTGTTTTGTGTGGTAGCTTGAATTTCTAAACCAAACTGAGTTTTATAATTATCTTGGTAATATGAATTTTGGTAACAGATAGATGGGTTGTGGAGTGTTTTTTCAACAAGATAAAGCTCAAGCTTTCTTCTCAATTATTTTATCAGTCATCTTCATTTTCAGAGGCACACAAGCAAAAATAACCTGCTTGGCAGCTGAAGAGCCAAATCCTGGTATGTGGAGTCTAAACCAGCCCAACATCCCATGCAAATGCATTTCCAACATTAAACCCCCTTTGGTCAGCTACCACTAAAGGCCACAATACATACAGACATATGAAACTACAgatatataaattaaaaattatatatctATGGTAATAAAGCTTTAACAAATATACCCCTATCAAGCAAAATTATTGGTACTTTACATTCAtagctgcagctctgtccagATGTCTTCTCACTGCTTTCTTGTTCTCTAAGTTGCTGGTTTAATATTCTTAGTCTCCTAAATGTGAATTGTGAAAAAAACACAAATTCAGAAATACTAGAAATACACTCAAAAGGACTGCACTTTAAATTAATCTGGTGAGAAGTTGCTTTTGAGAATTAAATGTCAGGGAATATTTCAGAAACATAAAGAAGTCTTAATAACACATTTTTCTTACATTCTGGTACTTCTTCAACACAAAAGACCCTTTCCAAGTATCTGATAAATATCTAGCAGATAAACCTATTCTGCTACCCAGTTATGTGAGAACCCTCTGAAATGAGAGACTCTTTTGCATTTGAGAATAAGTTACAAAAAGAACATGAGCAGGCTAACTAACTTGTTAGTGCAGTTTTCAGAGTGATGCATTCACCCCACCCACTCAAAGGCCCCATCATGAGGTAACTGATTCCACCAAAATACCAAAGCCATGCTGTGTTAATTATTGCATTTTGGAGTGTATGGCCTTAGCAGCACACTTTCTAATTCACAAATATTGCCCAGACAAGAAGGGAAGAGCCTTAAGAGAGGCAACTGAAGGCAGAGCAGTTGGAGGTGCTTtaggtgcagggcagggaggctccctgggcagctcccacCTGCGCAGCTGCGCGTTCTCACTgcgcaggggctgcagagccagagctagTTCAGCCTGGAGATTCCTGCTTCCCaccacagctgggagcagggagacaGAGTCCTCCACTTCACTCATCAGCCTCAGCACTTCTGAGTCACCTGCAAAAAGTGAGGGAAGAAAGAGACTCCATAAACCTATAAATCTGTAACATAACTAATGTTTTACATGTGATTAAGCAACCTACAAAGTGATTTAATAGTATCTGAGGGTTTTGCCCCCAAGAAAACTTTaactatatatatttaaaattgttGAGCTTGAATATGAAAGCTATGCTTTACATCCTCAATAAAACACAACCCACCATCTCTCCAACCAGCCTAGGTGGGGCTGCTATTGCAATCTGTCCACACCAGGACCCTTCTCAAGGGAAAGCTCTATATATGGAATAGCAACAATCTTTATCTTACTGTCATGAtacaattaaaatattataaaagtaatttaataCTTATCCAGAGTGAATCCGGAAGGTTTTACAGCTGTGAAAAGCCACAGTAAGAAGTCACATATCACCTGACACATACAACTTGCATAAACTGAAGTGCTTGCTCCTTTAATCGAGCTCTTGTGTTATTTGTATGTCATAACTCTAGTGCACAGTGAAAATGTCCTCACCTTGATCTGTTACCAGtgctctgagctcacccagaagATACTTTACAGTCCTAACTTTATGGGCTGTTT
The nucleotide sequence above comes from Zonotrichia albicollis isolate bZonAlb1 chromosome 10, bZonAlb1.hap1, whole genome shotgun sequence. Encoded proteins:
- the CCDC14 gene encoding coiled-coil domain-containing protein 14 isoform X1, with the protein product MAAPGAARPRKALSSGRLSGATKLTNGRNQFGLKKGCHSGVKFCSTESANQVDTVHHGLDHCAALLKTILQKEATGREAVHKQPGKTTTFKCTSKPLLTKGNTSKKKGLKRINTPSPVQKEIVPISNRKVASSTTPAEKELSSAAQNQMVQSNHVPCSDHSPGAYQKLYEHVQTQMSLITGQPPQKSDEIPTVTPSPTSNQGYQNVTALNYHLPTSTSTLSLQHSAHSLSTQSGVPVDSAYECVPEMGGPVVCPVVSAAPAAAQTQSGTAVAGVIPCSAPGALTPSVPALVPTPCAREVAPGQEQQVKEADLMRCIQALLQSHEVLNGRTEQRGHHHCPAKHDGSCDTEEDSPEEHSEDLVSEEDELDVLDMSPVKDTSCKTSCVKKVLKSRKESPEETAHKVRTVKYLLGELRALVTDQGDSEVLRLMSEVEDSVSLLPAVVGSRNLQAELALALQPLRSENAQLRRRLRILNQQLREQESSEKTSGQSCSYELVSLQSLNMMLQSQLKESQKGLDSLQTKNEELLKIIESQKEENKHLAKGIQDKEEELLENKQHYDIHSTKLKIEVEEALGTVKSLQFKLEAAEKENKILGITLRQRDAEVKRLRELTRTLQGSMAKLLSDLTGDSVRPKPEKFLSKSRLEDHEKQMQPELFPGSTSVMTYLKTLEMDHILIDPDLQFPNKTGEVEMKSLSYDKFAAEGSKINSTFTEEQAAAPRGPPAPLKQDAETGSDSGTLLDDQTKLDETIYIPLTSSASKKQQPVSGRSGVPPHSRGACQRLDYHCELPGSVQHYGCEDPTLGDTLNAGYSVKKTVESTPEVTGGKAKPEGDQVQVRPRGIPGGAAKDVMDRAEQPQPGPYPCASVPFPAGVSQKTGSEAADFSCISFDDFSGRSDWSASSFSTFTSRDEEDFKNSLAALDANIARLQRTLQSNMRKQ
- the CCDC14 gene encoding coiled-coil domain-containing protein 14 isoform X2, which produces MVQSNHVPCSDHSPGAYQKLYEHVQTQMSLITGQPPQKSDEIPTVTPSPTSNQGYQNVTALNYHLPTSTSTLSLQHSAHSLSTQSGVPVDSAYECVPEMGGPVVCPVVSAAPAAAQTQSGTAVAGVIPCSAPGALTPSVPALVPTPCAREVAPGQEQQVKEADLMRCIQALLQSHEVLNGRTEQRGHHHCPAKHDGSCDTEEDSPEEHSEDLVSEEDELDVLDMSPVKDTSCKTSCVKKVLKSRKESPEETAHKVRTVKYLLGELRALVTDQGDSEVLRLMSEVEDSVSLLPAVVGSRNLQAELALALQPLRSENAQLRRRLRILNQQLREQESSEKTSGQSCSYELVSLQSLNMMLQSQLKESQKGLDSLQTKNEELLKIIESQKEENKHLAKGIQDKEEELLENKQHYDIHSTKLKIEVEEALGTVKSLQFKLEAAEKENKILGITLRQRDAEVKRLRELTRTLQGSMAKLLSDLTGDSVRPKPEKFLSKSRLEDHEKQMQPELFPGSTSVMTYLKTLEMDHILIDPDLQFPNKTGEVEMKSLSYDKFAAEGSKINSTFTEEQAAAPRGPPAPLKQDAETGSDSGTLLDDQTKLDETIYIPLTSSASKKQQPVSGRSGVPPHSRGACQRLDYHCELPGSVQHYGCEDPTLGDTLNAGYSVKKTVESTPEVTGGKAKPEGDQVQVRPRGIPGGAAKDVMDRAEQPQPGPYPCASVPFPAGVSQKTGSEAADFSCISFDDFSGRSDWSASSFSTFTSRDEEDFKNSLAALDANIARLQRTLQSNMRKQ